The Penaeus vannamei isolate JL-2024 chromosome 2, ASM4276789v1, whole genome shotgun sequence region tgataataatgattataacaataataataataataataataacaataataataacagtactaacaacaataataataataactgaagcactcacagagcgcatacctccgccaaggcaatatggtCACCGATACAATAAAAATCACGCTTGAAGAGTTTTATGTTTCCAGATCTCGAAACGCTAATGAATCTTTTCTAAAAACCGTGCATCCGGATCGTGATCCCGATCACAACCAAAGATTAATGGCATTGCAGTTGGAGTAAGTCACATCCCTGGTAATGATTTCATAAACCTGTTCATCACTTTTTGAGGCATCCTGCttaggatccggatcatgatccggatcaccaccacaatcaacgCTGGACTTAGGCGCACCTCAGATAAAGATCTCGTAAAAATCTGTAAATATTTTAGAGctatcttgctaaccaacaaacaaactaacaaattaccaaaccaaaaacataatcttggcggaggtgatgataataataatagggatgataagtataataataataaaaataataataattatgatagtaatgaaaataatcataatgatgtatataaagaaaataatgataatgataacaataacaacaatgttaagaacaataataatattagtattagcaataaagacaatactactaacaataataattatcattttcattattattacaataataataatggtaacaataataacaaaaataattataacaatactcttattattatcaaaattataatttctattttcattatcattacaattatcattatccttattattactattatcattattatcatctcattttTATTAAAATAGTTTATTCTTATCATAGTAGAAGTATCATTGTCAATGCTAGTgtgactttcattatcattatcaaggtcTAGTTGGACTTTTCAGTTGCATCATTTGAATTGCTACCATAAATGGCCAtaatatagttgttattatcactaatgtagatatttttttattatcatcaatctaaatatcattattgatattactcttTAGTACAataaatattgccattatcatgataatcatcaccaaTCATGTTGCATGGTTAGATGGTATGATTCTCCTCAAGTGCTTTCATTCGTGAACCAAATACAGCTCTCAAAGGAAGCGTACGCCGTGGCATTGGTTGCCGTGATGCAAGCGCTCGACTGTTGCGGGGCCTCAGGGTTGGGCAGGCAAGCGCGGTCACCGTAGTGCAGGTCCTGGCTCATAGGCCGCGACACGATGCCCAGCAGGAAGTGGCTCAGCTCGCCCACGACATACACATACGCCAAGACAATGAGGCCCAACCACGTCTTCACCGTGTCAGGCATGTTTGcctgaaaaagaagaataagaatatattgcaaatattaagaataagaaaaaacaatgctTTAATATATGTACGCAATTCCTATGACAATTCCAGGTTTGATTAAAGAAACTTTCTCCGGCATTTTGAGCTCAACATGGCtcacaatactctctctctctctctctctctctctctctctctctctctctctctctctctctctctctctctctctctctctctctctctccatatctacgACAAATGCTTTTCGGCTGGGCGGCAAGGTAATGAATTTGAAAACTAAATGTTAGTGGTCAAACtctaattttctctatttttagacACATATTTTACTGCCTAAAGGTACAGCACACTATTCATTGCACTAGTGGTCCAAAAGATATCTAGTTCCTGTTCTGAAACATAGGTGGTACTAGCATGAAACATTACCAGAAAACATAATTATTAAGTTCAGCACTGGCCAAACTCAAGAATCCAAGATGAAGGCTCATATGCAACAAAAGCGAGGCTATAGTAAAAAAAATCTCAGGAAGATCTTAATGGCAAGGATACCTAGAGTAAAGTACAGAGCATAAGCTCAAATCAACTCTATCATTCACTCTAGGTTCAGAAGAAAGTTCCGATCAAGCTTATACACAAAGCCAATGCAAACACTGATACGGGCCCTGTTATACCATAGCAACATTAAAAATAGGTGAAATTAACCACAAGATCATGGTGTCTAGACGTATTTGCTAAATGATAAACATtttgaacaaagaaaaaacagttcCAGGAAACCACATCTACATGCCAGAAGATTGGATGGAGCTTGTGCAGAAGAAACGACAGCATCATCTAAACAACGTCATGGGAGAGGTACCAGGGGGTCGACCCCTTCATCTGGGTCGTATTCTCCCTCCTCACTTGTACAACAGCCATTTTGCAATCATCCCGTTGAAACTCAAGGACCTGAGGGATTTACCAAGAACTGTACCTCCCATTCACCATGATTTCTGAAGGGATTTCagg contains the following coding sequences:
- the LOC138864501 gene encoding uncharacterized protein → MDFVGYLRIFLTEKVAANMPDTVKTWLGLIVLAYVYVVGELSHFLLGIVSRPMSQDLHYGDRACLPNPEAPQQSSACITATNATAYASFESCIWFTNEST